The Novipirellula artificiosorum genome contains the following window.
ACGCGAATACGATTCGCAAGCTTGAAGCCGATGCGACGAGTCGCGGGGAAAAAGGTTTTTCAGGTGGTCTTCACAACGCAATCGCGAACGCAACTGCGGAGGTCGTTGCTGCCTATGCGTTGATGGAAACTCCGCCGCGCTACGAACTCTATGATCTGCAAAATGACCCTTATGAGTTCCACAATCTCGCGACGTCACCTGAGTACGCCGCGACTCTTGTCGATTTACAAGACCAACTCACTCACTGGCGTGAACAAACAAAAGACCCACTGCTCGATCCGAAGAGCCTCCAACGTCTCACCGCCGAAGTAACCGCCGTGACGAACAAGTCCGAAGGCAAATCGACCCAGTGGGGTTACGTGGATTACTTTTTTGGTAAGGAATCGAACCCGACGGCAGTTGAATCAAGCAAGAAGAAGAAGGGGAAGAAGAAGCAATGAAACCAAACGAGAAAGGGTTGCACCTACCCCGATGCTCAGCAACGCCCCGACGGAACCATTTACGTCTCCTGGGATTTCAATCGGTCCAAAGAACAGGAAATCCTCCTGACAACCTTCCGCGAAGAGGACGCACTGGCGGTCACTACCGAGGCGATAGCCCGTGTATTGGCCAATCGGCGTCTTGTGAGCAAAGGCGGATCGCAATAAGCAAGAACTCAATGAACGGACCTGAACAATGAAATCCATCCTTCTAGCGTTCCTTTCGGTCTGGGTGGTTTGCCAATTGGTATTCGCCTCCGACCGCCCCAATGTCCTCATGATTGTCGTCGACGACATGAACGATTGGGTGGGTTGTCTTGGCGGGCATCCGGATGTGAAAACTCCGAATATCGATCGACTGGCTCAGCGTGGGATGCTTTTCGCGAATGCTCATGTCGCTGCACCTGTCTGCAATCCGTCACGAGTGGCGACGCTCACAGGCCGACGTCCCTCAACCACGGGAATCTATGACAACAGTGTGGTCTGGCACCAGGTTTTACCGGACGTCATGACGATTCCCGGTCACTTCAAGGCAAACGGTTACCACGTGGTCGGTGGCGGCAAAGTCAATCATCACATGCCAGGCTTCAATCGCCGCAGTGACTGGCACGACTACTTCGACCAGGTGTTTGACAGCCATTATCACGACAGGCTCGCCCATGGACTTGATGTCCAGAACTTTTCCTGGCCACAGGGCTTTCCTCTTAATCAACTCGCCGCTGTTAAGTCATTGAGTAAACCGCCGCAGAATGCCAGCGAGTTCGACTGGGGTGCGTTCGATAAGTCGGACGCCGAAATGGGTGACGGAAAGATGATTGACTGGGCTGCAAAGTTCCTGGCCAATCCGCCATCGGACAAACCATTCTTTCTGGCAGCGGGTATCTACCGACCGCATCTGCCGTTCTACGCTCCTCAAAAGTATTTTGATCTTTACCCGCCGAACGCAATCACATTGCCCGCGGTGAAGGACGATGATCTCGACGATTTGCCACCGGCTGGAAAAAAGATGGCGGAAAGCCGGAGGGGTGATTATGAACTCGTGATGCGAGAAGGCCGCTACCGCGAATTGCTGCAAGCCTATTTGGCAAATATCTCCTTCGGCGATGCGCTGGTGGGGCGGTTGCTCGACGCGTTGGACAGCAGTCCGGCGGCGAACAGCACGATCGTTGTACTCTGGTCCGACCATGGCTGGCACTTCGGTGAAAAGCAGCACCTGCACAAGTTCACTTTGTGGGAGCGATCAACGCGAGTTCCGTTCATCGTCGCTGCGCCGTCTGTGACGAAGTCAGCAGGGCATTGTTCGCAAGCGGTTGGATTGATTGATTTGTTTCCCACGCTCAATGAGCTCTGCAATTTGCCATCGGTCGACGGGCTCGACGGTCAGAGCCTGGCTCCGCAGCTACGCGATCCGACACTGGATCCGGAACGTCCGGCCCTAACCACGCATGAGTTTGCCAATCATACGTTGCGTTCGCGAGATTGGCGTTACATTCGCTATGCCGACGGCGGCGAAGAGCTTTACGATCACCGCAGTGATCCCCACGAGTGGACCAACTTGGCGGATGCCCCCGAGTTCGCAGCCGTGAAAGCTGAACTGGCCAATTACTTGCCTCAAACCGATGCCCCGTCACGCCGAAAAGGCAACAAGAAACAAGCCGGTACTTCGACCCGCAAGGAATCAACGACGGCGATAATCCGATGACGGCACGTCCTTCTACTTGCTTTACTCGTGCATACCGAAGGGTCCTTACCAATTCAATATCCAAAGGTGTCATGTTGAAAAGCGCTGACAACACCCATTGCGGACCGCCAGTGAACGCAACGCGAAGCATGTTCCAGACATCCGCCTCCACGACACGTCTGAGCATGGACATGGATACTCCCGTGATGAAGCCCAATCTGACTTTGTTAATCGTACTGCTGTTGTCCTTGCAATGCGCAATTGCCGCGAGGGCTCAGACCAATGGTCCGCTCCGCGTGCATCCGGAGAATCCACGATACTTCACGGATGATTCCGGTAGGGCGATTCTGCTGGCTGGCTCGCATACCTGGCCGAACCTCGTGGACATGGGGCCAACCGACCCGCCGCCGGATTTCGATTTTGACGCCTATCTCGCTTGGCTCCAACGGTACGGCCACAACTTCACTCGCGGCTGGACATGGGAGCCGACGCGTTGGGACACCACGGGAATGAAGGCAGTCCAGTGGCGCAACGGAAATCACTATGTCGCTCCGCACCCGTGGCAGCGCACCGGCCCTGGCCTGGCGCTCGACGGGAAACCGCGCTTCGACCTGGAGAAGCTCAATCCGGACTACCTCGAGCGCCTGCGGTCGCGCGTCGCCAAGGCGCAGCAGGCAGGAGTGTTCATTTCGATCATGCTCTTTGAAGGTTATGGCGTGCAATTCCAAGGTGATGCCTGGCCGAACCATCCTTTCAATCCGGCGAACAACATCAACGGGATCGACGGTGATGCCGACAGCGACGGCAAGGCGATCGAGATCCATCAGCTCGCCAGCAAAACAGTCACTCGTGTTCAGGAGGCTTACGTCCGCCGGATTGTCGAAACGCTGAACGGTTTCGACAACGTGCTCTACGAAATCTCAAACGAAACACATCCTGGTTCAACCGATTGGCAGTACCACATAATCCGCTTCGTCAAACGCTGCGAAGAAGATCTTCCCAAACAGCATCCGGTCGGCATGACGTACCAGAATCGACGCGGCAAGAACGAGACACTTTTCAGCGGTCCCGCCGATTGGGTATCGCCCAACTCAGAGGGCGGATTCCGAGACGATCCGCCCGACATGCAGGGAACCAAAGTGGTTCTTTCCGACACGGATCATCTCTGGGGTATCGGTGGCGATGCGATTTGGGTCTGGAAATCTGTCACGCGCGGCCTGAATCCGATCTTCATGGATACCTATGACGGCCGTGTGCTTGGAAAAGTCCGGCCTGAGGATGACGCCCCGCGCCGAGCGATGGGACTGGCGATCGAGTACTCGCGACGCCTGGATCTCGCGCGAGCGATACCTCGAAACGAGTTATCTTCGACCGGCTACTGCCTGGCTGAACCAGGCGTTGCATATCTGTTACTTGCACCGGAAGGCGGCGAATTCGAAGTGGATCTGACAGCGAGCATCGAATCGTTTTCCGTGGAGTGGCTAGATCCGGCGACCGGCGAGTTGGCCAGAGCCCCACACGTGTCCGGCGGAGCCAGGCGGATATTTCGAGGACCGTTTGCCGGCGCGACCGTCTTATTTTTGCAGAACACCTCACCTACGAAGAATAAGAAATTGGATTAAGAAACATGAAAGCCTTCACGCAGTATTTCACCGGCTTGCCGAATCAAAACGTCACAAGCCACACCGTGCATGCATCGGCAAGGATCAGCCGACTTTGGCTGACCCTTTGCGGCTTCGGCTACCTAGTCGTTTTTGCAGCAACCGGATATGGACAGCAGTCCGAACATGAAGGCGATATCGCTGACGTCCGCGTGATCCGCCGGGTGGAGCAGCATCCGTACGCATGGAAGATTTGGCAGCCTGTGATTATTCAGGGTGACAAGAAGAAGGAACTGCTGGTAGCCTTCGGCGTCCAGGTAAACGGCAAAAACGATATGGGCGACATCCTGGCCAGTTTATCTCGGGACGACGGCGATACCTGGGAGGAACCGGTGTCCGTGTTCGACCATCGCGAGCGTCAGGGGGCCATTCAGTTTGCCTACGCCAACCCCGTCCTCTATCGCGCGCCGGGCCAAGACATCATTTGGTGCTTCGCCATGCGCTGTCCCATGGTGAATCGAAACAGCGAGGAGTCGCAACTCGTCGGTGCCTTTAGCGCTGACGGTGGACGCAGTTGGACAAGGGTCGAGATGGCCATGCATTACACCGGACCGCTCATTCTTTGCTCGACGCCTGTGGAGGCGGAGTTCAACGGCCTAAAACGGTTTCTGCTTCCCGCTCACCGCAATACGCTGCAAAAGGACCCGTTCGGTTCGCGCGACCACTTCATCCTCAGCAGCACCAGCCTGTTGGATTGGAAGCTGGAAGCGTTCATTCCGCAACCGGAAAGCGGCAAGGTGTTTTTGCACGAGGGCAACGTCGCGCCAGGGGACGCGCCGGGTGAACTCAAGATCGTGATGCGAACCGCCAACTACGAAAACGACAACCGCACCACCATTCCTCCGCGCGCTTACTCAAGCGTCAGTTCCGACGGCGGCCACACTTGGAGCCCTGCCAAGGAGGAACCGGAATTGCACAACGCCAAGTCGAAGGGATTCTTCGGTCGCGCGGCGGACGGCACCCATCTCTACGTCTATAACGACGGCCCCGCTCAGCGCGACAAGACCCCTGAATTTCCGTATGGTGGCCGCACCTCGTTGCGCTACAAGACCAAGCCGCCCGGCGGGACGTGGAGCGTGGAAAAGACCTTTTACGACGCGGGCATCAAGAACTCTTACCCCACACTCGTCGAGGTGGCGCCGGGAGATTTTCGTTGCGTCTGGGACAGCGGCACCGCCGACACGCCTCGCACGCATATTCATTTCGGAAAACTCAAGGTGAAGCCATGAAACCGGTCGAACTACGCAAACGCCTGCACGCGGGAGAGATCAGCTTCGGCACGCTGATCGTCTCGCCGTCACCGCGCTGGCCCGACGCGGTGCGCGACTGTGGGCTGGACTTCGTCTTTATCGACACGGAGCACATTGCGCTGGACCGAGCCCAGTTAAGCTGGATGTGTCAGACGTACTCCGCTCTCGGTCTGCCGCCGCTAGTGCGCATTCCGTCGCCCGACCCTTACGCTGCCACCATGGTGCTTGATGGCGGCGCGGCAGGCGTTGTGGCTCCCTACATCGAAACTGCAGAGCAGGTGCAAGCCTTGCGCGGCGCAGTGAAAATGCGGCCTATCAAGGGACAGAAACTCAAGCAAATGCTCGGGGGGGCCAAGGCGGATCCGGAACTTGAAGCCTACATCGAAAAAGGGGCGAACGAACGGCTACTCATCGTCAACATCGAGAGCACGCACGCCATGGCTGCCCTGGACGATATTCTGACCGTGCCTGACCTAGACGGCATACTCATTGGGCCGCACGACCTGTCCTGCAGTCTCGGCCTGCCGGAGCGTTATGACCACCCAGACTTCCTTGCCGCGTGTCAGACGATCTTTCGCAAGGCGCGCGCGGCGGGTGTTGGGGCAGGCATTCACTTCTGGGGAGAGGTTGGACAGCAAGTGCACTTCATCGAGCTCGGCGCGAACATGTTGATCCACAGCGCCGACATATCCTTGTTCACGAAACACTTGCAAGTGGAACTCAACGAAATCAAGCAAGCCGTCGGACTTAAATCCGCGACAAACGCCGCCGGTTCGGGTGATACCATCTGACCAACTGCCAAACACAGTCGAACGCGAAAGTGTTGAAACGAATGAGAGTTGGTAAATGAATGAGGCAAGTAAAGTTGACAGAGCGATAGCCGACAGAATGATGGGCGACAAAAAAATGAAGACACGACTGAAATACTTTTGGCAAATTGTTTTTTGTCTAACGGTGCTTCTTGGTTCGGTGTTGGCGAGGCTCGCAGATGGAGCAGAGCCTAAGCCGATGAACATCGTGCTGTTTTTGATTGACGATCTTGGTTGGCGCGATCTTGGCTGCCAGGGAAGTGCTTACTACCAAACGCCGCACATCGATCGTCTGGCGCAAGAAGGCGTGCGATTTACGGATGCGTATGCGGCCTGCGCGGTTTGCTCCCCGACTCGTGCGGCGCTAATGACTGGTAAGTATCCGGCGCGACTCTTGCTGACTGACTGGCTGCCGTCTGGTCGCTGGAATCCGAAAGCGAAACTGCGTGAAGGGCGTTTTATTCGTGGCCTACCGATAGAAGAATTCACATTGGCCGAAGCTCTTCGCGAAGCCGGCTATCGCACAGCAAGCATCGGCAAGTGGCATCTGGGCAGCGAGCCGTTCAGCTTGCCGGAACATCATGGTTTTGATGTGAATATCGCTGGTAATGCACACGGTGCTCCTGGCAGTTACTTCTTTCCGTACCAAGGCAACTGGTTGATTCCCACAACCGGGCTACGAGCCAAATGGAATGTGCTGGCCGATGGAAAGCCGGGTGAATATCTGACGGACCGACTTACCGACGAGGCCGTCACGTTCATTCAAGAGAGCCGAGATAAGCCATTCTTTCTTTACTTTCCGCACTACGGTGTACACACGCCGCTGCAAGCTAAAGAAGACATCATTGCCAGATACGAAACTGTGCCGGAAGATCAACGTCAGGGAAAACTGGTCTACGCGGCGATGGTACAGAGCATTGATGACAGCGTCGGTCGCGTTTTGGCCACGCTGGAAGAATCTCAGTTGGATCAGAACACGGTTGTGATTTTCACAAGCGACAACGGCGGCTTCTACAACGCCACCAGCAATGCACCATTGCGAGCCAACAAAGGAGCTTACTACGAAGGTGGCATTCGTGTGCCGCTGATCGTCAAGTGGCCGGACATTGCCATACCTGGCCTGATTGTGAACGAACCTGTCACTAGCACCGACTTGTATCCCACCTGCCTCGCCGCAGCAGAATTGCCACTGCGACCAAACCAACATCTCGATGGTGTCAATCTAAAACCCTTGCTGAACGGCACGTCGCAACGGCTTCCACAGCGCTCGCTTTTCTGGCACTACCCCCATTACAACGATCATCCGTCGAGTGTGCCGAGCAGTGTCATCCGCAAAGGCCCGTGGAAGCTGATCGAGACATTCGACCCAGAAGGAATTGAGCTTTACGATCTCGCCAACGACATCGGTGAAACAAAGAACCTCGCGGCGACTGAGACGACAAGGACGGCTGAACTTCTTGAGGAACTCAATAGATGGCGTGTCACCGTCGGCGCCGAAAGGATGTTCCCCAATCCGGACTTTGACCCTTCCGAAGTGCCAGCCAAGAAGAGCAAGAAGAAGTGATCTCTGGCATCGTGGTCTGTTGCGACC
Protein-coding sequences here:
- a CDS encoding sialidase family protein, producing MKAFTQYFTGLPNQNVTSHTVHASARISRLWLTLCGFGYLVVFAATGYGQQSEHEGDIADVRVIRRVEQHPYAWKIWQPVIIQGDKKKELLVAFGVQVNGKNDMGDILASLSRDDGDTWEEPVSVFDHRERQGAIQFAYANPVLYRAPGQDIIWCFAMRCPMVNRNSEESQLVGAFSADGGRSWTRVEMAMHYTGPLILCSTPVEAEFNGLKRFLLPAHRNTLQKDPFGSRDHFILSSTSLLDWKLEAFIPQPESGKVFLHEGNVAPGDAPGELKIVMRTANYENDNRTTIPPRAYSSVSSDGGHTWSPAKEEPELHNAKSKGFFGRAADGTHLYVYNDGPAQRDKTPEFPYGGRTSLRYKTKPPGGTWSVEKTFYDAGIKNSYPTLVEVAPGDFRCVWDSGTADTPRTHIHFGKLKVKP
- a CDS encoding sulfatase, translated to MKSILLAFLSVWVVCQLVFASDRPNVLMIVVDDMNDWVGCLGGHPDVKTPNIDRLAQRGMLFANAHVAAPVCNPSRVATLTGRRPSTTGIYDNSVVWHQVLPDVMTIPGHFKANGYHVVGGGKVNHHMPGFNRRSDWHDYFDQVFDSHYHDRLAHGLDVQNFSWPQGFPLNQLAAVKSLSKPPQNASEFDWGAFDKSDAEMGDGKMIDWAAKFLANPPSDKPFFLAAGIYRPHLPFYAPQKYFDLYPPNAITLPAVKDDDLDDLPPAGKKMAESRRGDYELVMREGRYRELLQAYLANISFGDALVGRLLDALDSSPAANSTIVVLWSDHGWHFGEKQHLHKFTLWERSTRVPFIVAAPSVTKSAGHCSQAVGLIDLFPTLNELCNLPSVDGLDGQSLAPQLRDPTLDPERPALTTHEFANHTLRSRDWRYIRYADGGEELYDHRSDPHEWTNLADAPEFAAVKAELANYLPQTDAPSRRKGNKKQAGTSTRKESTTAIIR
- a CDS encoding sulfatase, with the protein product MKTRLKYFWQIVFCLTVLLGSVLARLADGAEPKPMNIVLFLIDDLGWRDLGCQGSAYYQTPHIDRLAQEGVRFTDAYAACAVCSPTRAALMTGKYPARLLLTDWLPSGRWNPKAKLREGRFIRGLPIEEFTLAEALREAGYRTASIGKWHLGSEPFSLPEHHGFDVNIAGNAHGAPGSYFFPYQGNWLIPTTGLRAKWNVLADGKPGEYLTDRLTDEAVTFIQESRDKPFFLYFPHYGVHTPLQAKEDIIARYETVPEDQRQGKLVYAAMVQSIDDSVGRVLATLEESQLDQNTVVIFTSDNGGFYNATSNAPLRANKGAYYEGGIRVPLIVKWPDIAIPGLIVNEPVTSTDLYPTCLAAAELPLRPNQHLDGVNLKPLLNGTSQRLPQRSLFWHYPHYNDHPSSVPSSVIRKGPWKLIETFDPEGIELYDLANDIGETKNLAATETTRTAELLEELNRWRVTVGAERMFPNPDFDPSEVPAKKSKKK
- a CDS encoding DUF6298 domain-containing protein; this translates as MFQTSASTTRLSMDMDTPVMKPNLTLLIVLLLSLQCAIAARAQTNGPLRVHPENPRYFTDDSGRAILLAGSHTWPNLVDMGPTDPPPDFDFDAYLAWLQRYGHNFTRGWTWEPTRWDTTGMKAVQWRNGNHYVAPHPWQRTGPGLALDGKPRFDLEKLNPDYLERLRSRVAKAQQAGVFISIMLFEGYGVQFQGDAWPNHPFNPANNINGIDGDADSDGKAIEIHQLASKTVTRVQEAYVRRIVETLNGFDNVLYEISNETHPGSTDWQYHIIRFVKRCEEDLPKQHPVGMTYQNRRGKNETLFSGPADWVSPNSEGGFRDDPPDMQGTKVVLSDTDHLWGIGGDAIWVWKSVTRGLNPIFMDTYDGRVLGKVRPEDDAPRRAMGLAIEYSRRLDLARAIPRNELSSTGYCLAEPGVAYLLLAPEGGEFEVDLTASIESFSVEWLDPATGELARAPHVSGGARRIFRGPFAGATVLFLQNTSPTKNKKLD
- a CDS encoding HpcH/HpaI aldolase family protein, with product MKPVELRKRLHAGEISFGTLIVSPSPRWPDAVRDCGLDFVFIDTEHIALDRAQLSWMCQTYSALGLPPLVRIPSPDPYAATMVLDGGAAGVVAPYIETAEQVQALRGAVKMRPIKGQKLKQMLGGAKADPELEAYIEKGANERLLIVNIESTHAMAALDDILTVPDLDGILIGPHDLSCSLGLPERYDHPDFLAACQTIFRKARAAGVGAGIHFWGEVGQQVHFIELGANMLIHSADISLFTKHLQVELNEIKQAVGLKSATNAAGSGDTI